GATCATGCCGAGGTCCACCTGCACCGCCGTCACCACCATTTCGCGCCGCGCCTCCAGCGTCTTGGTGATGCGCAGCAGGTGGTCGTACACGTCGCGGAAATAATGCTCCATGCCGCTGCAGACCTGCGGCGTGCGCCCGCCCACCAGCTTCGAGAGCGGTTCGAGCAGCGGCGCCGTGTGCTGGTAGACGGTCATGAGGCGGCGCTTGAGCGAATAGAGGTCCTGGATGACCGCGCGCGCGGCGGCCGGCGACGACTTGTCGAAGATGCGGTCCTCGAGCGCCTCCAGTTCCGCGCCGAGCCGCTCGATGGTCGGGAAGTAGCGGTCGACGACCTGATCCATCAGCGCGTAGAACACGAACGCCGAGCCCTCCTTCAACAGGTGCGGCTCGCGCTCGCAGCGCAGGCGCACGTCCTGGAAGCCGTGCGAGGTGTGATTGCGGATCGACAGGATGTAGTTCGAGCCGACGAACACGTTGAGCTCGCCGACCTCGAACTCGTCGTCGGCATCGAACTCCACCGTGTGCATCACCGCGAACAGCGAATCGCCGTACTCCTCGATCTTGGGGCGCTGGTGACCGTTGCGCGCATCCTCCAGCGCCAGCTCGTGCAGGCCGAACTCCTCGCCCATGCGCTCGAGCTCCTCCGGGGTCGGCTCCTTGAGCGCGACCCAGACGAAGCACTCGGGGCGCGCGACGAAGTCGCTGATGTCGTCGATTTCGATGTCGGCCAGCTTCTGGCCGTTCTGATACGCAACGCAGTTGATCAACATTGTGTCGTGGGAAACGTCCGTTTCGGTCTTGAAGTCGATCCGCTAGTTTAGCGGCTCTGCCTCCCCGCGCGCAGGCGCCCGCATCGCGCCGCGCGCGCTTGCACGGCCCGCCGTTCGCGGTCATGATCGCGGATGCATGGCGGCGCGGCCGGCCGCGACTTTCGTTTCGCCGACACGGCGGATGCGGCGCGCTTTCGGCCGGAAGCGGCGCGCGTCACCCGCATGTCTCGCATTCACCGTCGTCATGGCGTTCGTGCCGTTCCCGTTCGGTTTGCCGCCGCCACTTCCGGAGGCCCGCGCTCGTGAAATACCTGGTGTTTTTCTGTGGTCACGCCGGCACCGGCAAGACCACGCTCGCCAAGCAGTTGATCGGCCCGCTGATGCGGACCACGGGCGAGGCGTTCTGCCTGCTCGACAAGGACACGCTGTACGGCCGCTACAGTTCGGCCGCGATGGGCGCGCTCACGCAGGACCCGAACGATCGCGACAGCCCGCTCTACCTGCAGCATCTGCGCGACCCCGAGTACCAGGGCCTGCTCGACACCGCGCGCGAGAACCTCGAACTCGGCATCAGCGTGCTGGTGGTGGCGCCGCTGTCGC
The genomic region above belongs to Burkholderia plantarii and contains:
- the corA gene encoding magnesium/cobalt transporter CorA, with amino-acid sequence MLINCVAYQNGQKLADIEIDDISDFVARPECFVWVALKEPTPEELERMGEEFGLHELALEDARNGHQRPKIEEYGDSLFAVMHTVEFDADDEFEVGELNVFVGSNYILSIRNHTSHGFQDVRLRCEREPHLLKEGSAFVFYALMDQVVDRYFPTIERLGAELEALEDRIFDKSSPAAARAVIQDLYSLKRRLMTVYQHTAPLLEPLSKLVGGRTPQVCSGMEHYFRDVYDHLLRITKTLEARREMVVTAVQVDLGMISLAESEVTKRLGSFAALFAIPTMVAGIYGMNFNNIPELHWRFGFYACLGVMAVADLALWWRFRRAGWL